The Haloplanus sp. CK5-1 genome contains a region encoding:
- a CDS encoding DUF3006 family protein, translating to MTDIEALADGRYTAVVDSVEDGFATVFFERDGEEAGNAILDTEALPEDARRNDAVLRVTVVDGELTETEYDADRTDDRATRAQDRFDRLSERPPDEES from the coding sequence ATGACTGATATCGAGGCGTTGGCCGACGGCCGGTACACCGCAGTTGTCGACTCCGTCGAGGACGGGTTCGCGACGGTCTTCTTCGAACGGGACGGCGAGGAGGCCGGCAACGCGATACTGGACACCGAGGCCCTGCCCGAGGACGCCCGACGCAACGACGCGGTCCTGCGGGTCACGGTCGTCGACGGGGAACTGACCGAGACGGAGTACGACGCCGACCGGACCGACGACCGGGCAACGCGAGCACAGGACCGGTTCGACCGCCTCTCCGAGCGCCCGCCGGACGAGGAGTCGTAG
- a CDS encoding pyridoxal phosphate-dependent aminotransferase has product MTEFSTRVESISISGIREVFEAAGEDAINLGLGQPDFPAPDHARRAAVDAIEAGKADAYTENKGIASLREAIAEKHARDQGVDVDAGDVIATAGGSEALHLALEAHVDAGEEVLIPDPGFVSYDALTKLTGGTPVPVPLRDDLTLDPAAVEDAITDDTAAFVVNSPGNPTGAVSPEEDVREFARIADDHDVVCVSDEVYERFVFDGDHHSPLSYADTDNVVVVNGCSKTYSMTGWRLGWVTASTRRIERMLRVHQYVQACASAPAQYAAEAALTGPQEGVDEMCETFEERRDLVLDRLETMGLNVPTPEGAFYAMPEVPEGFVDACLDRGVIVVPGEAFGDAGAGHARISYATDTETLEEALDVMERVVAELE; this is encoded by the coding sequence ATGACCGAGTTCTCCACGCGCGTCGAGTCGATATCCATCAGCGGCATCCGCGAGGTGTTCGAGGCGGCCGGCGAGGACGCCATCAACCTCGGCCTCGGCCAACCGGACTTCCCCGCGCCGGACCACGCGAGGAGGGCGGCCGTCGACGCCATCGAGGCCGGGAAGGCCGACGCCTACACCGAGAACAAGGGAATCGCCTCGTTGCGGGAGGCCATCGCCGAGAAACACGCCCGCGATCAGGGCGTCGACGTCGACGCCGGCGACGTCATCGCCACCGCCGGCGGGAGCGAGGCGCTCCACCTCGCGCTGGAGGCCCACGTCGACGCCGGCGAGGAGGTCCTCATCCCCGACCCGGGCTTCGTCTCCTACGACGCGCTGACGAAACTGACCGGCGGGACGCCCGTACCGGTCCCGCTTCGCGACGACCTGACGCTCGACCCCGCCGCCGTCGAGGACGCAATCACCGACGACACCGCCGCGTTCGTCGTCAACAGCCCCGGGAACCCGACCGGCGCGGTGTCGCCCGAGGAAGACGTTCGCGAGTTCGCCCGCATCGCCGACGATCACGACGTGGTCTGTGTCTCCGACGAGGTGTACGAACGGTTCGTCTTCGACGGCGACCACCACTCGCCGCTCTCCTACGCCGACACCGACAACGTCGTCGTCGTCAACGGCTGTTCGAAGACCTACTCGATGACGGGGTGGCGGCTGGGCTGGGTGACCGCCTCGACCCGCCGAATCGAGCGGATGCTCCGTGTCCACCAGTACGTCCAGGCCTGTGCCTCCGCGCCGGCCCAGTACGCCGCCGAGGCGGCACTCACCGGGCCACAGGAGGGCGTCGACGAGATGTGCGAGACGTTCGAAGAGCGCCGAGACCTAGTGCTCGACCGTCTGGAAACGATGGGCCTCAACGTGCCGACCCCCGAGGGCGCGTTCTACGCGATGCCCGAAGTGCCCGAGGGCTTCGTCGACGCCTGCCTCGACCGGGGCGTGATCGTCGTGCCCGGCGAGGCGTTCGGCGACGCGGGCGCGGGCCACGCGCGCATCTCCTACGCCACCGACACGGAGACACTCGAGGAAGCGCTCGACGTGATGGAGCGCGTGGTGGCGGAACTGGAGTGA
- a CDS encoding lamin tail domain-containing protein produces MLPASRTVRVALVALLVVLAGCGGAGPVDDSDDGTSEPTTATDTAASAPTGTLEVHFVNVGQSVSTLVVGPTGETMLIDTGHYNDDGAYVLAYLERHDIQRIDHLVVSHNDADHIGGNAAIIEHFETEADGIGAVYDPGIAASTQTYGRYLDAVEAHDVTLYETREGDDIGFEGVDVAVLGPPDPYLEDEARNENSVVLKLTHGETSFLFTGDAEDDQEAYLAETYGEGLRSTVLKAGHHGSSSSSTGPFLDAVRPGAVVVSSAYDSRYGHPTGETLRRFADRSLPIYWTATHGDVVLVSDGRGVSVRTQAAAPTAPLDLRDGDPIDPGNQSPVADRTRLGGGSSAALTPSAPTATDGGTDVPTGGELALAEVHPDAEGDDRENLDDEYVVFENAGDDSLDLTGWTVEDAAGRTYAFPDGYTLGPGETVTLRTGTGTDGGGDLYWGSGSPVWNNDGDTVIVHNSNDDTALRETYD; encoded by the coding sequence ATGCTTCCAGCGTCGCGGACGGTCCGCGTGGCCCTCGTCGCCCTCCTCGTCGTCCTCGCCGGCTGTGGCGGTGCCGGACCGGTCGACGACTCCGACGACGGGACGTCGGAACCGACGACTGCGACCGACACGGCGGCGAGCGCCCCCACTGGAACACTCGAGGTCCACTTCGTCAACGTCGGCCAGTCGGTGAGCACGCTCGTCGTCGGGCCGACCGGCGAGACGATGCTGATCGACACCGGCCACTACAACGACGACGGCGCGTACGTGTTGGCGTATCTGGAGCGCCACGACATCCAGCGCATCGATCACCTCGTCGTCTCACACAACGACGCCGACCACATCGGCGGCAACGCGGCGATCATCGAGCACTTCGAGACGGAGGCCGACGGGATCGGCGCCGTCTACGATCCGGGTATCGCGGCGAGTACGCAGACCTACGGCCGCTACCTCGACGCCGTCGAGGCCCACGACGTGACGCTGTACGAGACCCGCGAGGGCGACGACATCGGGTTCGAGGGGGTCGACGTGGCGGTCCTCGGTCCGCCCGACCCCTACCTCGAAGACGAGGCCAGAAACGAGAACAGTGTCGTCCTGAAACTCACCCACGGCGAGACGAGTTTCCTCTTCACTGGCGACGCCGAGGACGACCAAGAGGCCTACCTCGCCGAGACGTACGGCGAGGGACTCCGGTCGACGGTGCTGAAGGCGGGTCACCACGGATCGTCGAGTTCCTCGACCGGGCCCTTCCTCGACGCGGTCCGGCCGGGGGCGGTCGTCGTCTCCAGCGCGTACGACTCCCGGTACGGTCACCCGACCGGCGAGACCCTCCGGCGCTTCGCCGATCGCTCGCTGCCGATCTACTGGACGGCGACCCACGGCGACGTCGTCCTCGTCAGCGACGGGCGGGGAGTGTCCGTCCGGACACAGGCCGCGGCACCGACGGCCCCGCTCGACCTCCGGGACGGTGACCCGATCGACCCCGGAAACCAGAGCCCCGTCGCCGATCGTACCCGCCTCGGTGGCGGGTCGAGCGCGGCCCTCACCCCGTCCGCCCCGACGGCGACCGACGGCGGCACCGACGTCCCGACCGGCGGTGAGTTGGCCCTCGCCGAGGTGCACCCCGACGCCGAGGGCGACGACCGCGAGAACCTCGACGACGAGTACGTCGTCTTCGAGAACGCCGGCGACGACTCACTCGACCTCACGGGCTGGACCGTCGAAGACGCGGCCGGCCGAACGTACGCGTTCCCCGACGGCTACACGCTCGGCCCCGGCGAGACGGTGACGCTGCGGACCGGCACGGGAACCGACGGCGGCGGCGACCTGTACTGGGGATCGGGGTCACCGGTCTGGAACAACGACGGCGACACGGTTATCGTGCACAACAGTAACGATGACACGGCCCTTCGGGAGACGTATGACTGA
- a CDS encoding redox-regulated ATPase YchF produces MLSLALAGKPNAGKSTFYRAATRAEVDVGNYPFTTIDANRGVTHARTDCPCLARDERCGNERCHDGKRYVPVELLDVAGLVPGAHEGRGLGNQFLDELTNADAILNVVDASGGTNAEGEPVDVGDYDPVEEVDFVEREMDQWLAGIVDRNWEGVERKSRSPEFDIDETLTDLLTGFGATVADVTASLRELDYPEDPIQWDDEDRAALARAIRARTKPLVVVANKVDVAPPENVDRLRETDRPVIPTTADGELALRTASDAGVVDYDPGDREFGIVGDVTDAQREGLERIGEVMADHGGTGVQAAIDHAVYDLLDHVTVYPVQNETKWTDGSGTVLPDAVLLPRGSTPPDLAYAIHSDIGDGYLHAVDARSDRRIGEDHELSEGDVIKIVSTAN; encoded by the coding sequence ATGCTCTCTCTCGCGCTCGCCGGCAAGCCCAACGCCGGCAAGTCCACGTTCTACCGGGCCGCGACGCGGGCCGAGGTGGACGTGGGGAACTACCCCTTCACGACCATCGACGCCAACCGCGGGGTGACCCACGCCCGAACCGACTGTCCCTGTCTCGCCCGCGACGAGCGGTGTGGCAACGAGCGCTGTCACGACGGCAAGCGGTACGTCCCCGTCGAACTATTAGACGTCGCGGGACTCGTCCCCGGCGCACACGAGGGCCGAGGCCTCGGCAACCAGTTCCTCGACGAACTCACCAACGCCGACGCCATCCTCAACGTCGTCGACGCTTCCGGTGGGACGAACGCCGAGGGTGAACCCGTCGACGTGGGCGACTACGACCCCGTCGAGGAGGTCGACTTCGTCGAACGCGAGATGGACCAGTGGCTCGCGGGCATCGTCGACCGCAACTGGGAGGGAGTCGAGCGCAAGTCGCGCTCGCCGGAGTTCGACATCGACGAGACGCTGACGGACCTGCTCACGGGCTTTGGCGCGACGGTGGCCGACGTGACCGCCAGCCTCCGGGAGTTGGACTACCCCGAGGATCCCATCCAGTGGGACGACGAGGACCGGGCGGCGCTGGCCCGTGCGATCCGGGCGCGCACCAAACCGCTCGTCGTCGTCGCCAACAAGGTCGACGTCGCGCCCCCGGAGAACGTCGACCGCCTCCGGGAGACCGACCGGCCCGTGATCCCGACGACGGCGGACGGCGAACTCGCCCTCCGGACCGCGAGCGACGCGGGTGTCGTCGACTACGACCCCGGGGACCGAGAGTTCGGCATCGTCGGCGACGTGACCGACGCCCAGCGCGAGGGGTTGGAGCGCATCGGCGAGGTGATGGCCGACCACGGCGGCACCGGCGTCCAAGCCGCCATCGACCACGCCGTCTACGACCTCCTCGACCACGTCACCGTCTACCCGGTGCAAAACGAGACGAAGTGGACCGACGGCTCCGGAACGGTTCTGCCCGACGCCGTCCTGCTTCCGCGCGGATCGACCCCTCCGGACCTCGCGTACGCCATCCACTCGGACATCGGCGACGGCTACCTCCACGCCGTCGACGCGCGGTCCGACCGGCGAATCGGCGAGGACCACGAACTGAGCGAGGGTGACGTTATCAAAATCGTCAGCACGGCGAACTGA
- a CDS encoding MEDS domain-containing protein, with amino-acid sequence MPNREDVVAADCRYADIRAQFDDLDPGAHVALFYDSPESQLRVAAAFVASALQREYECLYLTDDTDPEEVFRRFREAGIDVDARFDAGDLRVRPAAEAYLEGGHLDVDRIVEALATAAENVDDDHEGFCAVGENSWCYRTEHDFDDVAAFEAAFDARRADLPAVTLCQYGLDDFDDEAIATALRSHEYVVYRETLCRNPYYVPPEEHAGVDDPEPNAALMLEQTYDIARSRRRLERHEQRLSVLNRILRHDIRNDLNVVLGNVSTVQESEALDDADRERLATVERVTTRIVDRAEKARYVQRTLADSTIDRIDLGETVADAVADVHETYPEVSITVDVADAPTVLADVHLRTALVELLTNAVVHGTADDRSATIAVSRTDDLVTVEVHNPGEPIPERDRRALRSGIETPLSHGHGLGLWLVKWIVENFGGTLRFPGGDPDECRIAIDLRPVEA; translated from the coding sequence ATGCCAAACCGGGAGGATGTCGTCGCGGCCGACTGTCGGTACGCCGACATCCGCGCACAGTTCGACGACTTGGACCCCGGTGCCCACGTCGCGCTGTTCTACGACTCCCCCGAATCGCAACTCCGGGTCGCGGCGGCCTTCGTCGCGAGCGCGCTCCAGCGGGAGTACGAGTGTCTCTATCTGACCGACGACACCGACCCCGAGGAGGTGTTCCGTCGGTTCCGCGAGGCCGGCATCGACGTCGACGCCCGGTTCGACGCCGGGGATCTGCGGGTTCGGCCGGCGGCCGAGGCGTATCTCGAAGGCGGCCACCTCGACGTCGACCGGATCGTCGAGGCGCTCGCGACGGCCGCGGAGAACGTCGACGACGACCACGAGGGGTTCTGTGCCGTCGGCGAGAACTCGTGGTGTTACCGAACCGAGCACGACTTCGACGACGTGGCGGCGTTCGAGGCGGCGTTCGACGCCCGTCGCGCCGACCTGCCGGCCGTGACCCTCTGTCAGTACGGCTTGGACGACTTCGACGACGAGGCCATCGCCACGGCCCTCCGGAGCCACGAGTACGTCGTCTACCGGGAGACGCTCTGTCGGAACCCCTACTACGTCCCGCCGGAGGAACACGCCGGCGTCGACGACCCGGAGCCGAACGCCGCGCTCATGCTCGAACAGACCTACGACATCGCCCGGAGCCGGCGGCGGCTCGAGCGCCACGAACAGCGCCTCTCGGTGCTGAACCGCATCCTCAGACACGACATCCGGAACGACCTCAACGTCGTCCTCGGCAACGTCTCCACGGTCCAGGAGAGCGAGGCGCTAGACGACGCCGACCGCGAGCGTCTCGCCACGGTCGAGCGCGTCACGACCCGCATCGTCGACCGCGCCGAGAAGGCCCGCTACGTCCAGCGGACGCTCGCCGACTCGACGATCGATCGGATCGACCTCGGCGAGACGGTCGCCGACGCCGTCGCCGACGTCCACGAGACGTACCCCGAGGTGTCCATCACGGTCGACGTGGCCGACGCGCCGACCGTCCTCGCCGACGTCCACCTCCGGACTGCGCTGGTCGAACTGCTCACCAACGCGGTCGTCCACGGGACTGCGGACGACCGCTCCGCGACGATCGCGGTCTCCCGGACCGACGACCTGGTGACCGTGGAGGTGCACAACCCCGGGGAGCCGATCCCCGAACGCGACCGGCGTGCACTCCGGAGCGGGATCGAGACGCCCCTGTCCCACGGCCACGGTCTGGGGCTCTGGCTGGTGAAGTGGATCGTCGAGAACTTCGGTGGGACGCTCCGGTTCCCCGGCGGCGACCCCGACGAGTGTCGGATCGCCATCGACCTGCGTCCCGTCGAGGCATAA
- a CDS encoding mechanosensitive ion channel family protein, with protein sequence MALGTALSDSYLGSTLPQYFLFFAVVGVGAILGRSLGYFYRRRLKRAVEATETELDDIIAHALGGPVVLLGVIAGVAFGRRFLTPVEPLASILGIGVDIPIVVALAWIAVRLTDGLIETYMMEYAERTESKLDDELVPIVSRVTNIAIVTTAGIVIMDTVGYDVTAIIASLGVGGIAVAFASRKTMADVFGGAHILTTKPFLVDDVVDIDGTAGTVEEVGLRTTRLRDFDGRTITLPNSTIANAEITNITSEGSRRITTFIRLSYDTTPAEMESALDLIESTTNGVDGVDPERTGAWFWEYGDAGMKIRLEYYIADLARWKAVKDGVNRDIQRAFDEADLEMAVPPRTFGVGAAT encoded by the coding sequence ATGGCTCTCGGAACGGCGCTGTCGGACAGCTACCTCGGGAGCACGCTCCCGCAGTACTTCCTGTTTTTCGCGGTCGTCGGTGTCGGGGCGATCTTGGGGCGGTCGCTGGGTTACTTCTACAGGCGACGACTCAAACGGGCAGTCGAAGCGACCGAGACCGAACTCGACGACATCATTGCCCACGCGCTCGGCGGTCCGGTCGTCCTGCTCGGGGTGATCGCCGGCGTCGCCTTCGGGCGCCGATTTCTCACGCCCGTCGAACCGCTGGCGTCGATACTCGGGATCGGGGTCGACATCCCCATCGTGGTCGCCCTGGCGTGGATCGCCGTCAGACTGACCGACGGTCTCATCGAGACCTACATGATGGAGTACGCCGAGCGGACCGAATCGAAACTCGACGACGAACTAGTGCCCATCGTCAGCAGGGTCACGAACATCGCCATCGTCACCACGGCCGGAATCGTGATCATGGACACCGTCGGCTACGACGTGACCGCGATCATCGCGTCCCTGGGTGTGGGTGGCATTGCCGTCGCGTTCGCCTCGCGAAAGACGATGGCCGACGTCTTCGGCGGGGCACACATCCTCACGACGAAGCCGTTTCTCGTCGACGACGTCGTCGATATCGACGGGACGGCCGGGACGGTCGAGGAAGTTGGCCTCAGAACCACGCGGCTGCGGGACTTCGACGGGCGGACGATCACGCTCCCGAACTCGACGATCGCCAACGCCGAGATCACGAACATCACCTCGGAGGGAAGCCGGCGAATCACGACGTTCATCCGGCTCAGTTACGACACCACCCCGGCGGAGATGGAGTCGGCGCTCGATCTGATCGAGTCGACGACGAACGGCGTGGACGGGGTAGACCCCGAGCGGACGGGGGCGTGGTTCTGGGAGTACGGGGACGCGGGCATGAAGATCAGGCTGGAGTACTACATCGCCGATCTGGCGCGATGGAAGGCGGTGAAAGACGGCGTCAACCGGGACATCCAGCGGGCGTTCGACGAGGCGGATCTCGAGATGGCGGTGCCACCCCGGACGTTCGGCGTCGGAGCCGCGACGTAG
- a CDS encoding DEAD/DEAH box helicase, whose translation MTLRVRYDDGTITLDGEVPDPPGVADLPLTEDDRSRTLRAPAHRYADLVAALDDAGVDYEDRVLDLPDLALSTTYDLRAYQTAALDAWKDNDRRGVLELPTGSGKTVVAVGAIALLSTPTLVVVPTVDLLHQWRRELETEFAVPVGQLGGGEQTLEAITVATYDSAYLRADGVGDRFGLVVFDEVHHLGGEGYRDIARLLPAPARLGLTATFERPDGAHTVVADLVGPVVYDLSVDDLAGDHLADYELRRVEVELTPEEREAYDETQGTFVDYLRTSGLSLSSGSDYRELVKRSGTDPRAREALLAKQEAREIMMNSDAKVDALERIFERHRDERTIVFTAHTDLVYRLSERFLFPAITSETGASERRSILDRFREGTYTRVVAANVLDEGVDVPDAAVGVILSGSGSEREFTQRLGRILRPKADGRGAILYEVVSAETAEERVAERRR comes from the coding sequence GTGACCCTCCGCGTCCGGTACGACGACGGGACGATCACCCTCGACGGCGAGGTGCCCGACCCGCCGGGTGTCGCCGACCTCCCCCTGACCGAGGACGACCGCAGTCGGACCCTCCGCGCCCCCGCCCACCGGTACGCCGACCTCGTCGCGGCGCTCGACGACGCCGGCGTCGACTACGAGGACCGAGTTCTCGACCTCCCCGACCTCGCCCTGTCGACGACGTACGACCTCCGGGCGTACCAGACTGCGGCGCTCGACGCATGGAAGGACAACGACCGCCGGGGTGTCCTCGAACTCCCGACCGGGAGCGGGAAGACCGTCGTCGCCGTCGGGGCCATCGCGCTGCTGTCGACGCCGACGCTCGTGGTCGTCCCGACCGTCGACCTCCTCCACCAGTGGCGGCGCGAACTCGAGACGGAGTTCGCGGTTCCGGTGGGACAACTCGGTGGTGGCGAGCAAACCCTCGAAGCGATCACCGTCGCGACGTACGACTCGGCGTATCTCCGCGCCGACGGGGTCGGCGACCGCTTCGGTCTCGTCGTCTTCGACGAGGTCCACCACCTCGGCGGCGAGGGCTACCGCGATATCGCGCGGTTGCTCCCCGCGCCCGCCCGCCTCGGCCTGACCGCGACGTTCGAGCGTCCCGACGGCGCACACACGGTCGTCGCGGACCTCGTCGGCCCCGTCGTCTACGACCTCTCGGTCGACGACCTGGCCGGCGACCACCTCGCGGACTACGAACTCCGGCGGGTGGAGGTGGAACTCACGCCCGAGGAGCGCGAGGCCTACGACGAGACACAGGGCACCTTCGTCGACTATCTCCGGACCTCCGGGCTCTCCCTGTCGAGCGGGAGCGACTACCGGGAACTCGTCAAGCGGTCGGGGACCGATCCCCGCGCACGGGAGGCGCTCCTGGCCAAACAGGAGGCACGCGAGATCATGATGAACTCCGACGCGAAGGTCGACGCGTTGGAGCGGATCTTCGAGCGCCACCGCGACGAGCGGACCATCGTCTTCACCGCCCACACCGACCTCGTCTACCGACTCTCCGAGCGGTTCCTCTTCCCGGCGATCACGAGCGAGACGGGAGCGAGCGAGCGCCGGTCGATCCTCGATCGCTTCCGCGAGGGGACCTACACCCGGGTCGTGGCCGCGAACGTCCTCGACGAGGGGGTCGACGTCCCCGACGCCGCCGTCGGCGTCATCCTCTCGGGCAGCGGGAGCGAACGCGAGTTCACCCAGCGCCTCGGGCGGATCCTCCGGCCGAAGGCCGACGGCCGGGGGGCGATCCTCTACGAGGTAGTCAGCGCAGAGACGGCCGAAGAACGGGTCGCCGAGCGAAGGCGGTAG
- a CDS encoding VOC family protein, with translation MKFTGIDHFVLTVEDVETTCVFYESLGGEVVTFGDDRRAVRFGDQKINLHPIDNDVPHVAGDPTPGGGDFCLLTETPIEEVERRLREQGIEVVTGPVERTGAVGPMTSVYVRDPDGNLVEIARYDRE, from the coding sequence GTGAAGTTCACCGGTATCGACCACTTCGTCCTCACCGTCGAGGACGTCGAGACGACCTGTGTGTTCTACGAGTCACTGGGGGGTGAGGTGGTGACCTTCGGCGACGACCGGAGGGCCGTCCGCTTCGGCGACCAGAAGATCAACCTTCATCCCATCGACAACGACGTGCCACACGTCGCGGGCGACCCGACGCCCGGCGGCGGCGACTTCTGCCTGCTCACCGAGACGCCCATCGAGGAGGTCGAGCGGCGACTCCGCGAGCAGGGGATCGAGGTCGTCACCGGCCCGGTCGAGCGGACAGGTGCCGTCGGGCCGATGACGTCCGTCTACGTCCGGGACCCGGACGGCAATTTAGTCGAGATAGCACGCTACGACCGGGAGTGA
- a CDS encoding GLUG motif-containing protein yields MTEHDGPPYGIESFLARADGVAAEDLPDETRGRLDGALRGLNPGLYGNDGGSDPPDDEPIELRFPRHLDSLADPDNDQFPLDGTYELVSTVELSPSAAPDKWNDIVIGSVAEPFTGTFDGGNNEIRDHTIDIDGGRNVGLFGVVGEDARIENLGVSGADVTGESGVGLLAGRNRGTITGSYATGTVRGPNDMGAIAGLNEGSISNCAVNGQIFPADGQSSSSDRRNVGGIAGRNTDSIALTYTRFNAAGGRNVGGIAGKNEGSVTASYALDRVSGDTNLGGLVGYNAASGRVETAYWDEGYIGTRLSVGIGKNDGVKSDIDGLSREQMRGDSARSTMSGLDFDEDWVIGGPDFGNRPPLLAAIPTQTQIEL; encoded by the coding sequence ATGACCGAACACGACGGCCCGCCGTACGGGATCGAGTCGTTTCTCGCCAGGGCCGACGGCGTCGCCGCCGAAGACCTCCCGGACGAGACGAGGGGGCGCCTCGACGGGGCGCTCCGCGGCCTCAACCCCGGGCTCTACGGTAACGACGGGGGATCGGACCCGCCTGACGACGAACCGATAGAACTCAGGTTCCCCCGTCATCTCGACAGTCTCGCCGACCCGGATAACGACCAGTTCCCCCTCGACGGGACGTACGAACTCGTCAGCACTGTGGAACTCTCGCCGTCGGCCGCCCCGGACAAGTGGAACGATATCGTCATCGGCTCCGTCGCCGAACCCTTCACGGGCACGTTCGACGGAGGCAACAACGAGATCCGGGACCACACGATAGACATCGACGGCGGCCGGAACGTCGGACTGTTCGGCGTCGTCGGCGAGGACGCCCGTATCGAGAACCTCGGCGTCTCCGGCGCCGACGTCACCGGCGAATCCGGCGTGGGACTGCTCGCCGGCCGGAACCGTGGCACCATCACCGGGTCGTACGCTACCGGGACCGTGAGGGGACCGAACGATATGGGCGCCATTGCCGGCCTGAACGAGGGGTCGATATCGAACTGCGCCGTGAACGGCCAAATCTTCCCCGCCGACGGGCAATCGTCCTCCAGTGACAGACGAAACGTCGGCGGCATCGCCGGCCGCAACACCGACAGCATCGCGCTGACGTACACGAGGTTCAACGCCGCTGGCGGACGAAACGTCGGGGGTATCGCCGGAAAAAACGAGGGTTCGGTGACTGCCTCGTACGCCCTCGATAGGGTGAGCGGGGATACGAACCTCGGGGGACTCGTCGGCTACAACGCGGCGAGTGGCCGGGTCGAAACCGCGTACTGGGACGAAGGGTACATCGGTACCCGACTCTCCGTCGGCATCGGCAAAAACGACGGAGTCAAGTCGGACATCGACGGTCTCTCCCGCGAGCAGATGCGGGGCGACAGCGCCCGGAGTACGATGTCCGGACTCGACTTCGACGAGGACTGGGTGATCGGAGGCCCCGACTTCGGGAACCGGCCGCCGCTCCTGGCGGCGATACCCACCCAGACCCAGATCGAGCTCTGA